A window of Actinobacillus suis ATCC 33415 contains these coding sequences:
- the nagA gene encoding N-acetylglucosamine-6-phosphate deacetylase — protein sequence MKYAFTNSVIYTAKDVLYGHAVIIEDDKIQAIVREEQLADDIQRIDLKGHNLTAGFIDLQLNGCGGVMVNSEPTVNTFEIMQQTNLRSGTTSYLPTFITAPDEGMKQVVAAMRDYLQKYQNQALGLHLEGPYLSLEKKGVHRAEYVREISPEMQQFLCDNADVITKITLAAENPTAKAIPEFVKSGIIVSVGHSNATYEVAKQAFANGATFATHLHNAMSPISSGRAMGVVGAVLDSDEVYTGIIVDGLHVEFGNVKIAKRAKGDKLCIVTDATAAAGSDIEQFDFVGTTVYVRDGKCYDANGTLGGASITMIESVKNAVQEVGIPLDETLRMCNYYPAKAIGVDDRLGSIEVGKIANLTVFTNRFEVIGCAVNGEWNAFS from the coding sequence ATGAAATATGCTTTCACCAACAGTGTAATTTATACCGCTAAAGATGTGTTATATGGGCACGCAGTTATTATTGAAGATGACAAAATTCAAGCGATTGTACGCGAAGAACAATTAGCGGACGATATCCAACGTATTGATTTAAAAGGACATAATCTCACCGCCGGTTTTATTGATTTACAGCTAAACGGTTGTGGCGGCGTAATGGTAAACAGTGAACCGACAGTTAACACTTTTGAAATTATGCAGCAAACCAATTTACGTTCCGGCACGACAAGTTATTTGCCGACCTTTATTACTGCGCCTGATGAGGGAATGAAACAAGTAGTCGCGGCGATGCGTGATTATTTGCAGAAATATCAAAATCAAGCGCTCGGTTTACATTTGGAAGGCCCTTATCTCAGCCTTGAGAAAAAAGGCGTACATCGTGCCGAATATGTGCGTGAAATCAGCCCCGAAATGCAGCAGTTTTTATGTGATAACGCTGATGTGATCACCAAAATTACCTTAGCGGCGGAAAACCCGACCGCAAAAGCAATTCCTGAGTTTGTGAAAAGCGGTATTATTGTGTCGGTTGGGCATTCGAACGCCACTTATGAAGTGGCAAAACAAGCGTTTGCTAACGGTGCAACCTTTGCTACCCATTTACACAATGCGATGTCGCCGATCAGTTCCGGACGTGCAATGGGCGTTGTCGGTGCTGTGTTAGACAGCGATGAGGTTTATACCGGTATTATCGTGGACGGTTTACATGTAGAATTCGGTAATGTCAAAATCGCCAAACGAGCTAAAGGTGACAAGCTTTGTATCGTCACCGATGCTACCGCAGCGGCAGGTTCGGATATCGAACAATTTGATTTTGTCGGTACCACGGTGTATGTGCGTGACGGTAAATGCTATGACGCTAACGGCACTTTAGGCGGTGCATCAATTACGATGATCGAATCGGTTAAAAATGCGGTGCAAGAAGTAGGGATTCCGTTAGATGAAACGCTGAGAATGTGTAATTACTATCCGGCGAAAGCGATTGGTGTTGATGATCGTTTAGGTTCGATTGAAGTGGGTAAAATTGCGAATCTGACCGTTTTTACCAACCGTTTCGAAGTGATTGGTTGTGCAGTCAACGGTGAATGGAACGCTTTTAGCTAA
- the hemL gene encoding glutamate-1-semialdehyde 2,1-aminomutase encodes MSKSEQLFEKAQKVIPGGVNSPVRAFKGVGGTPVFIQKAEGAYITDSDGKQYIDYVGSWGPMVLGHNHPAIIDAVLKAVPNGLSFGAPTESEITLAELVTKLVPSIELVRMVSSGTEATMSAIRLARGYTGRDKIIKFEGCYHGHSDSLLVKAGSGALTLGQPSGPGVPADFAKHTLTCTYNDLDSVKTAFEQYPNEIACLIVEPVAGNMNCIPPKNDFLKGLRALCDQYGAVFIIDEVMTGFRVALGGAQAYYDVKPDLTTLGKIIGGGMPVGAFGGKKEIMEYIAPTGPVYQAGTLSGNPIAMAAGLACLTELSKAGNEEKLAAQTKTLAEGFKALADKHNVPLTVQYVGGMFGLFFTEQAEINNFQDVMKCDAAKFNRFFHLMLEQGVYLAPSAFEAGFMSLAHSDEDIQATLAAADKAFAAL; translated from the coding sequence ATGTCTAAATCAGAACAACTGTTTGAAAAAGCTCAGAAAGTTATCCCCGGTGGTGTAAATTCACCGGTGCGTGCATTTAAAGGTGTAGGCGGAACACCGGTATTTATCCAAAAAGCGGAAGGTGCGTATATTACCGATTCGGACGGTAAGCAATATATTGATTATGTCGGTTCTTGGGGACCAATGGTATTAGGTCATAATCACCCGGCAATTATTGATGCGGTACTGAAAGCGGTACCGAACGGTTTAAGTTTCGGTGCGCCGACCGAAAGCGAAATCACTCTCGCTGAATTGGTTACCAAATTAGTCCCTTCTATCGAATTAGTCCGTATGGTCAGCTCAGGTACCGAAGCAACCATGTCGGCGATTCGTTTAGCGCGCGGTTATACCGGCCGTGATAAAATTATCAAATTTGAAGGCTGTTACCACGGACATTCCGATTCGCTATTAGTAAAAGCCGGTTCCGGTGCGTTAACCTTAGGTCAGCCAAGTGGTCCGGGTGTACCTGCTGATTTTGCGAAGCACACGCTCACTTGTACTTACAACGATTTAGATTCGGTAAAAACCGCTTTCGAACAATATCCGAATGAAATTGCATGTTTAATCGTCGAGCCTGTTGCCGGCAATATGAACTGTATTCCGCCGAAAAATGATTTCTTAAAAGGTTTACGTGCTTTATGTGATCAATACGGTGCGGTGTTTATTATCGATGAAGTAATGACCGGTTTCCGTGTCGCATTAGGCGGTGCGCAAGCCTATTACGATGTTAAACCGGATTTAACTACACTCGGTAAAATTATCGGTGGCGGTATGCCGGTTGGTGCATTTGGCGGTAAAAAAGAAATTATGGAATACATTGCACCGACAGGGCCGGTATATCAGGCGGGTACGCTTTCAGGCAACCCGATTGCGATGGCAGCCGGTTTAGCTTGTTTAACCGAACTATCCAAAGCGGGCAACGAAGAGAAACTTGCTGCACAAACTAAAACATTGGCGGAAGGTTTTAAAGCATTAGCGGATAAACATAACGTACCGTTAACCGTACAATATGTCGGCGGTATGTTCGGTTTATTCTTTACCGAACAAGCGGAAATCAATAATTTCCAAGATGTGATGAAATGCGATGCGGCGAAATTCAACCGTTTCTTCCATTTAATGTTGGAACAAGGCGTGTATCTTGCCCCAAGCGCATTTGAAGCAGGCTTTATGTCTCTTGCACATAGCGATGAAGATATTCAAGCGACATTAGCAGCGGCTGACAAAGCGTTTGCAGCACTCTAA
- the wecA gene encoding UDP-N-acetylglucosamine--undecaprenyl-phosphate N-acetylglucosaminephosphotransferase translates to MWLTFIAVFIVSFASLIFMRPVAEKIGLVDKPNYRKRHQGLIPLIGGIALFLGNLTFYFMEWQDMRLPWLYLTAVTSLLIIGVLDDRFDVSPFIRAIIQATLAGLMIYNGLSLDSLGQVIAPFSIELGVLGIIFTVLVTIGVINAFNMVDGIDGLLAGLSSASFAGIGVLMWLDEQYTLAYWCFAIIVVLIPYALFNLSVFGAKWKVFMGDSGSTLIGFTIIWILLLSTQGQGHTISPITGLWLIAVPLIDMVAVIIRRLKKGKSPFRPDRLHLHHLMMRAGLTSRQALAVITFGAAICSTIGVLGEYYYWNQWVMTIGFIALFFIYAYSITHAWRVTRLIRRMKRRAKRKLKLEQ, encoded by the coding sequence ATGTGGCTTACTTTTATAGCTGTTTTTATTGTCTCGTTCGCCAGTCTCATTTTTATGCGCCCTGTGGCGGAAAAAATCGGTTTGGTGGATAAACCTAACTATCGTAAGCGCCACCAAGGGCTTATTCCATTAATCGGCGGTATTGCTTTATTTTTAGGTAATCTCACCTTCTATTTTATGGAATGGCAAGATATGCGCTTACCGTGGCTGTATTTAACGGCGGTAACGTCTTTGCTGATTATCGGTGTATTAGACGATCGCTTTGATGTCAGTCCGTTTATTCGAGCCATTATTCAAGCAACGCTAGCCGGTTTGATGATTTATAACGGGCTTTCGTTGGATAGTCTAGGTCAGGTAATTGCGCCGTTTAGTATTGAACTCGGGGTGTTGGGTATTATTTTCACTGTGTTAGTGACCATCGGGGTGATTAACGCCTTTAACATGGTTGATGGAATTGACGGCTTATTGGCAGGGCTTTCTAGCGCCAGTTTTGCCGGTATCGGTGTGCTGATGTGGCTGGATGAACAATACACCTTAGCTTATTGGTGCTTTGCGATTATTGTCGTATTGATTCCGTATGCGCTGTTTAACCTCAGTGTCTTCGGTGCCAAATGGAAAGTGTTTATGGGCGATTCGGGCAGTACCTTAATCGGCTTTACTATTATTTGGATTCTATTACTCAGCACGCAAGGACAAGGGCATACGATTAGCCCGATTACCGGTTTATGGCTGATTGCTGTGCCGCTAATTGATATGGTAGCGGTAATTATTCGCCGCTTGAAAAAGGGCAAAAGCCCGTTTCGACCGGATCGCTTACACTTACACCATTTAATGATGCGTGCGGGATTAACTTCGCGCCAAGCGTTAGCGGTGATTACCTTCGGGGCGGCAATTTGTTCTACCATCGGTGTGTTAGGTGAATATTACTATTGGAACCAGTGGGTGATGACTATTGGTTTTATTGCGCTGTTCTTTATCTATGCTTACTCAATTACGCATGCTTGGCGTGTTACTCGTTTGATTCGTCGAATGAAACGTAGAGCAAAAAGAAAGCTGAAACTTGAGCAATAA